In Mauremys reevesii isolate NIE-2019 linkage group 8, ASM1616193v1, whole genome shotgun sequence, a single genomic region encodes these proteins:
- the SMIM3 gene encoding small integral membrane protein 3, with protein MEVMSSPNPTMSAIPKHILDIWVIVLIILATILVMTSMVLCPATAVIIYRVRTHPIRNGVV; from the coding sequence atggaagtCATGAGCAGCCCAAATCCCACCATGTCTGCCATCCCCAAGCACATCCTGGACATCTGGGTCATTGTGCTGATCATCCTGGCCACCATCCTGGTCATGACATCCATGGTGCTGTGCCCAGCCACGGCTGTCATCATCTACAGGGTGCGGACTCACCCCATACGCAACGGGGTCGTGTGA
- the DCTN4 gene encoding dynactin subunit 4 isoform X1: MASLLQSERVSYLVRGEKEIRAPLSQLYFCRYCSELRSLECVSHEVDSHYCPSCLENMPSAEAKLKKNRCANCFDCPCCMHTLSTRATSIPAPLPDDPAKTTMKKAYYLACGFCRWTSRDVGMADKSVASGGWQEPENPHTQRINKLVEYYQQLAQKEKIERDRKKLVRRRNYMPLAFSQHTIHVVDKYGLGTRLQRQRPGMSISALSGLSLKEGEDLKEIKIEPADAVEEVEPLPEDYYTRPINLTEVTTLHQRLLQPDFQPICASQLYPRHKHLLIKRSLRCRKCEHNLSKPEFNPTSIKFKIQLVAVNYIPEVRIMSIPNLRYMKESQVLLTLTNPVENLTHVTLMECEEGDPDDINSTAKVVVPPKELILAGKDAAAEYDELAEPQDFQDDPDIVAFRKANKVGVFIKVTPQKEEGEVTVSFKMKHEFKNLAAPIRPSEEGDQSSEVIWLTHHVELSLGPLLP, from the exons ATGGCGTCGCTGCTGCAGTCGGAGCGGGTCTCGTACCTGGTGCGCGGCGAAAAGGAGATCCGCGCGCCGCTCTCCCAGCTCTACTTCTGCCGCTACTGCAGCGAACTCCGCTCCCTGGAGTGCGTCTCCCACGAG GTGGACTCTCACTATTGTCCCAGTTGCCTAGAAAATATGCCATCAGCTGAAGCTAAGCTGAAGAAGAATAG GTGTGCTAACTGTTTTGACTGCCCATGCTGCATGCACACACTTTCCACCAGGGCGACAAGCATTCCTGCTCCACTTCCTGATGACCCAGCCAAGACTACAATGAAGAAAGCATATTACCTGGCCTGTGGATTTTGCCGCTGGACTTCCAGAGATGTGGGCATGGCAGATAAGTCTGTTG ccaGTGGTGGTTGGCAGGAGCCGGAGAATCCACATACACAGAGG ATTAACAAACTGGTTGAGTATTACCAGCAGCTGGCTCAGAAAGAGAAGATTGAGCGGGACCGTAAGAAGTTGGTGCGACGCCGAAACTACATGCCATTGGCCTTTTCG CAACACACAATACACGTAGTG GACAAATACGGCCTTGGAACCAGACTCCAGCGTCAGAGGCCTGGGATGTCCATCAGTGCTCTTTCCGGACTCTC TCTGAAAGAAGGAGAGGACCTGAAGGAGATAAAGATTGAGCCCGCTGATGCTGTAGAAGAAGTGGAACCTCTGCCTGAGGATTATTACACAAGACCAATAAATCTAACAGAGG TGACTACCCTGCACCAACGTCTTCTGCAGCCTGACTTCCAGCCAATCTGTGCTTCCCAGCTCTACCCGCGCCATAAGCACCTTCTGATCAAACGCTCCCTGCGCTGTCGG AAATGTGAACATAATCTGAGTAAACCAGAATTCAATCCAACATCCATCAAATTCAAAATCCAACTGGTTGCTGT CAACTACATCCCTGAGGTGAGGATCATGTCCATTCCCAACCTGCGCTACATGAAG GAGAGCCAAGTTCTTCTGACTCTGACCAATCCAGTGGAAAACCTCACCCATGTCACACTGATGGAGTGTGAGGAGGGAGACCCTGATGACATCAACAGTACTGCTAAG GTGGTAGTTCCTCCCAAGGAGCTAATCCTAGCTGGCAAAGATGCTGCAGCAGAATATGACGAGTTGGCAGAACCTCAGGATTTTCAAGATGACCCTGA CATTGTAGCCTTCAGAAAGGCCAACAAGGTGGGAGTTTTCATCAAGGTCACTCCACAGAAAGAAGAGGGCGAAGTGACCGTGAGCTTTAAGATGAAGCATGAGTTTAAAAATCTGGCCGCTCCAATCCGCCCCAGTGAGGAAGGTGATCAGAGTTCTGAGGTCATCTGGCTCACCCATCATGTGGAGCTCAGCCTTGGCCCACTGCTCCCGTAA
- the DCTN4 gene encoding dynactin subunit 4 isoform X2 produces MASLLQSERVSYLVRGEKEIRAPLSQLYFCRYCSELRSLECVSHEVDSHYCPSCLENMPSAEAKLKKNRCANCFDCPCCMHTLSTRATSIPAPLPDDPAKTTMKKAYYLACGFCRWTSRDVGMADKSVASGGWQEPENPHTQRINKLVEYYQQLAQKEKIERDRKKLVRRRNYMPLAFSDKYGLGTRLQRQRPGMSISALSGLSLKEGEDLKEIKIEPADAVEEVEPLPEDYYTRPINLTEVTTLHQRLLQPDFQPICASQLYPRHKHLLIKRSLRCRKCEHNLSKPEFNPTSIKFKIQLVAVNYIPEVRIMSIPNLRYMKESQVLLTLTNPVENLTHVTLMECEEGDPDDINSTAKVVVPPKELILAGKDAAAEYDELAEPQDFQDDPDIVAFRKANKVGVFIKVTPQKEEGEVTVSFKMKHEFKNLAAPIRPSEEGDQSSEVIWLTHHVELSLGPLLP; encoded by the exons ATGGCGTCGCTGCTGCAGTCGGAGCGGGTCTCGTACCTGGTGCGCGGCGAAAAGGAGATCCGCGCGCCGCTCTCCCAGCTCTACTTCTGCCGCTACTGCAGCGAACTCCGCTCCCTGGAGTGCGTCTCCCACGAG GTGGACTCTCACTATTGTCCCAGTTGCCTAGAAAATATGCCATCAGCTGAAGCTAAGCTGAAGAAGAATAG GTGTGCTAACTGTTTTGACTGCCCATGCTGCATGCACACACTTTCCACCAGGGCGACAAGCATTCCTGCTCCACTTCCTGATGACCCAGCCAAGACTACAATGAAGAAAGCATATTACCTGGCCTGTGGATTTTGCCGCTGGACTTCCAGAGATGTGGGCATGGCAGATAAGTCTGTTG ccaGTGGTGGTTGGCAGGAGCCGGAGAATCCACATACACAGAGG ATTAACAAACTGGTTGAGTATTACCAGCAGCTGGCTCAGAAAGAGAAGATTGAGCGGGACCGTAAGAAGTTGGTGCGACGCCGAAACTACATGCCATTGGCCTTTTCG GACAAATACGGCCTTGGAACCAGACTCCAGCGTCAGAGGCCTGGGATGTCCATCAGTGCTCTTTCCGGACTCTC TCTGAAAGAAGGAGAGGACCTGAAGGAGATAAAGATTGAGCCCGCTGATGCTGTAGAAGAAGTGGAACCTCTGCCTGAGGATTATTACACAAGACCAATAAATCTAACAGAGG TGACTACCCTGCACCAACGTCTTCTGCAGCCTGACTTCCAGCCAATCTGTGCTTCCCAGCTCTACCCGCGCCATAAGCACCTTCTGATCAAACGCTCCCTGCGCTGTCGG AAATGTGAACATAATCTGAGTAAACCAGAATTCAATCCAACATCCATCAAATTCAAAATCCAACTGGTTGCTGT CAACTACATCCCTGAGGTGAGGATCATGTCCATTCCCAACCTGCGCTACATGAAG GAGAGCCAAGTTCTTCTGACTCTGACCAATCCAGTGGAAAACCTCACCCATGTCACACTGATGGAGTGTGAGGAGGGAGACCCTGATGACATCAACAGTACTGCTAAG GTGGTAGTTCCTCCCAAGGAGCTAATCCTAGCTGGCAAAGATGCTGCAGCAGAATATGACGAGTTGGCAGAACCTCAGGATTTTCAAGATGACCCTGA CATTGTAGCCTTCAGAAAGGCCAACAAGGTGGGAGTTTTCATCAAGGTCACTCCACAGAAAGAAGAGGGCGAAGTGACCGTGAGCTTTAAGATGAAGCATGAGTTTAAAAATCTGGCCGCTCCAATCCGCCCCAGTGAGGAAGGTGATCAGAGTTCTGAGGTCATCTGGCTCACCCATCATGTGGAGCTCAGCCTTGGCCCACTGCTCCCGTAA